One window from the genome of Bartonella sp. WD16.2 encodes:
- the ftsZ gene encoding cell division protein FtsZ — MTINLHRPDIAELKPRITVFGIGGGGGNAVNNMINAGLQGVDFVVANTDAQALAMSKAERVIQLGAAVTEGLGAGALPEVGQAAANECIDEIMDHLANSHMVFITAGMGGGTGTGAAPVVARAAREKGILTVGVVTKPFQFEGARRMKTAEAGIEELQKSVDTLIVIPNQNLFRIADEKTTFADAFAMADQVLYSGVASITDLMIKEGLINLDFADVRSVMHEMGRAMMGTGEASGEGRALKAAEAAIANPLLDETSMCGARGLLISITGGRDMTLFEVDEAANRIREEVDVDANVIFGAIDDDSLEGLIRVSVVATGIDRMVSDVIQPSSPKFQRSVVSTRKNDGGLEQTTSQSSSPSSESMVDVMEALELEMNQSVEESFRPKSQIFTRPTDTIATRSTNTLPYGQNISHGQISNTPRRHVSHVSTQPVAAAVSMEATAHVLDEVTEIVEQKEKRVQMQPRSASAHIPELKDFPSVSLGQDAHSSVSDQGPRNLWQRLKQSLTYREETEPEARLEPAAGSFQHKESQNSNKNNQVLSQDASVYAPRCSIESRSRVLRDQQTLVSEEDQLEIPAFLRRQAH; from the coding sequence ATGACGATTAATCTGCACCGACCAGATATCGCGGAATTGAAACCACGCATTACCGTTTTTGGTATTGGTGGTGGTGGTGGAAATGCCGTCAATAATATGATTAACGCTGGCCTTCAAGGGGTTGATTTTGTTGTTGCCAATACAGATGCACAAGCTTTGGCTATGTCAAAGGCTGAACGTGTAATCCAGCTTGGTGCAGCAGTTACAGAGGGTTTGGGTGCGGGTGCTTTACCGGAAGTTGGGCAAGCAGCTGCAAATGAATGTATTGATGAGATTATGGATCATCTTGCAAATTCCCATATGGTTTTCATTACGGCAGGTATGGGCGGAGGTACTGGAACAGGGGCGGCGCCTGTTGTTGCTCGTGCGGCACGTGAAAAAGGAATTTTGACTGTAGGTGTTGTAACAAAGCCATTTCAATTTGAAGGTGCACGTCGTATGAAAACAGCGGAAGCTGGTATAGAAGAATTGCAAAAATCTGTTGATACATTGATTGTTATTCCTAACCAAAATCTATTTCGTATTGCAGATGAAAAAACAACATTTGCCGATGCTTTTGCTATGGCTGATCAGGTGCTTTATTCCGGTGTTGCTTCCATCACGGACTTAATGATTAAAGAAGGGTTGATTAATCTTGATTTTGCTGATGTTCGTTCTGTTATGCATGAAATGGGTCGTGCGATGATGGGAACAGGTGAGGCTTCTGGTGAAGGACGTGCTTTAAAAGCAGCTGAAGCTGCTATTGCAAATCCGCTGTTAGATGAAACCTCTATGTGTGGAGCTCGTGGTCTTTTGATTTCCATTACAGGGGGTCGTGATATGACTTTGTTTGAAGTGGATGAGGCTGCTAATCGTATTCGTGAAGAAGTTGATGTTGATGCAAATGTTATTTTTGGTGCCATTGATGATGATTCACTTGAAGGTCTCATTCGTGTGTCGGTGGTTGCAACAGGTATTGACCGTATGGTTAGCGATGTTATTCAGCCTTCTAGCCCTAAATTTCAACGATCTGTAGTCTCAACGCGTAAGAATGATGGTGGATTAGAACAAACTACTTCTCAATCATCATCACCGTCTTCTGAATCAATGGTAGATGTAATGGAAGCGCTTGAATTAGAAATGAATCAATCAGTTGAAGAGTCATTTCGCCCTAAAAGTCAAATTTTTACGCGACCTACGGATACAATTGCTACACGAAGTACAAATACTCTTCCTTATGGGCAAAATATCTCTCATGGGCAGATATCAAATACGCCGCGTAGGCATGTTAGTCATGTTTCTACACAGCCTGTGGCTGCAGCAGTCAGTATGGAGGCGACTGCGCATGTTCTTGATGAAGTGACTGAAATTGTAGAACAGAAGGAAAAGAGAGTACAAATGCAACCTCGCTCAGCATCGGCGCATATTCCTGAGTTAAAAGATTTCCCTTCCGTTTCTCTTGGGCAAGATGCGCATTCTTCTGTTTCTGATCAAGGTCCGCGCAATCTTTGGCAGCGTTTAAAGCAGAGCTTAACATATCGTGAGGAAACTGAACCAGAGGCCCGGTTGGAGCCTGCTGCGGGATCTTTTCAGCATAAGGAGTCTCAAAATTCTAATAAAAACAATCAAGTACTTTCTCAAGATGCTTCTGTTTATGCTCCACGTTGTTCTATTGAATCGCGTTCACGCGTATTACGAGATCAGCAAACTTTGGTAAGTGAAGAAGATCAGTTAGAAATACCCGCATTTTTGCGTCGCCAAGCACATTAA
- a CDS encoding outer membrane protein assembly factor BamD — protein MKRSNMYIKSITHRQSKIVRKILIGIVGGGLCLLAGCLSKDKDAFNPTMHVLIMDPPDVLYNQALANLNLGRLDEALKKFSIIEKQYAYTEWGRKSLVMGAFVSYRLAKYDDAISMAQRYITLYPNASDSAYAYYIVGLSSFHQIRDVTRDQRDTKRAIAAMQLLIERYPNSEYVKDAKNKIRFGREQLAGKEMQIGRYYEEGRQYLAASRRFRAVVEEYSDTNQIEEALFRLTEVNLALGLIAEAQTAAAVLGRNYPESKWYKFSYDLLQKNRVSPQEHKSSWISRALSGDKNEAR, from the coding sequence ATGAAAAGGTCTAATATGTATATTAAAAGTATAACACATAGACAATCTAAAATTGTACGCAAAATATTGATTGGAATCGTGGGAGGGGGACTCTGTTTATTAGCGGGTTGTTTAAGCAAAGATAAAGACGCTTTTAACCCAACTATGCATGTTTTAATAATGGATCCACCAGATGTATTGTATAATCAAGCACTTGCTAATCTTAATTTAGGGCGACTTGATGAGGCATTGAAAAAGTTTTCTATTATTGAAAAACAATACGCCTATACTGAATGGGGGCGTAAATCTTTAGTTATGGGCGCTTTTGTAAGTTACCGACTGGCCAAGTATGATGACGCAATTAGTATGGCGCAGCGCTATATTACTCTTTATCCAAATGCAAGTGATTCTGCTTATGCTTATTATATTGTTGGTCTTTCTTCTTTTCATCAGATTCGTGATGTTACACGTGATCAACGAGATACCAAACGCGCTATTGCTGCTATGCAACTTTTAATAGAACGCTACCCAAACTCTGAGTATGTAAAAGATGCTAAAAATAAAATACGCTTTGGTCGAGAACAATTGGCTGGTAAAGAAATGCAGATTGGCCGCTACTATGAGGAAGGTCGGCAATATCTAGCAGCAAGCAGAAGATTTCGCGCAGTAGTTGAAGAGTATTCGGATACAAACCAAATTGAAGAAGCACTTTTCCGCTTGACTGAGGTTAATCTTGCTCTTGGTTTAATTGCAGAAGCACAGACAGCAGCAGCTGTTTTGGGGCGCAATTATCCAGAAAGTAAATGGTATAAATTCTCCTATGATTTGTTACAGAAAAATAGAGTGTCACCGCAAGAGCATAAGTCTTCTTGGATTTCACGTGCTTTAAGTGGTGATAAAAATGAGGCGCGTTGA
- the lpxC gene encoding UDP-3-O-acyl-N-acetylglucosamine deacetylase, translating to MRLMKRYQSTLKNAVTFKGYGVHSGCLSVVKVCPADVGCGIIFRRFGEDGKEQTFQAHVSQTGKTELSTVLGHGDVRVETIEHLMAAIAAYDLDNLIIEVSNNEIPILDGASWQYCQLFEKVGIVQQAVLRPYFIIKKPMRVETANGFAEFLPFDGRRFDVTIDFASSVIGKQQLSFDLTSQAFRDDLSRARTFGFVKDVEKLWTSGKGLGASLENSLIIGLNNQIINSDGPYFENEFVRHKTLDAVGDTALLGAPFIGLFRSHCSGHALNSQLVKAVLTDESCYEKSIL from the coding sequence ATGCGTTTGATGAAAAGGTATCAATCGACTCTTAAGAATGCAGTGACATTTAAAGGATATGGTGTGCATAGTGGGTGTCTATCTGTAGTAAAAGTTTGTCCAGCTGATGTTGGGTGTGGTATCATCTTTAGGCGTTTTGGAGAGGATGGAAAAGAACAAACGTTTCAGGCGCATGTATCGCAAACGGGGAAAACTGAATTATCAACAGTGCTTGGACATGGGGATGTAAGGGTTGAAACAATTGAACATTTGATGGCGGCAATTGCTGCTTATGATTTAGATAATCTTATCATTGAGGTATCAAATAATGAGATCCCTATTTTGGATGGTGCTTCATGGCAGTATTGTCAACTTTTTGAGAAAGTAGGTATTGTACAGCAGGCAGTATTGCGTCCTTATTTTATCATAAAAAAACCAATGCGGGTTGAAACGGCTAATGGCTTTGCAGAATTTTTACCGTTTGATGGGCGCCGTTTTGACGTTACAATCGATTTTGCTTCATCTGTTATTGGGAAGCAACAATTGAGTTTTGATCTTACGTCACAAGCATTTCGAGATGATTTATCACGTGCGCGTACTTTTGGTTTTGTTAAAGATGTAGAAAAATTATGGACTTCTGGAAAAGGATTAGGCGCCTCTTTAGAAAATTCTCTTATTATTGGTCTTAATAATCAAATCATTAATTCAGATGGCCCTTATTTTGAAAATGAATTTGTTAGGCATAAAACTCTTGATGCAGTTGGTGACACTGCATTGCTTGGTGCGCCTTTTATTGGATTATTCCGTTCACACTGTAGCGGGCATGCGCTTAATTCACAATTGGTTAAAGCTGTTTTGACAGATGAGTCATGTTATGAGAAAAGTATTTTGTAG